One stretch of Streptomyces sp. A2-16 DNA includes these proteins:
- a CDS encoding nucleoside deaminase yields the protein MVVKDTELPYLRRCVELAAEALEAGDEPFGSVLVGAGGEILAEDHNRVASGDRTRHPEFELARWAAAHLTPGERAAATVYTSGEHCPMCAAAHAWVGLGRIVYVASSEQLAEWLDRLGVPAPPVRTLPVNEIAPGVVVEGPVPELTERVRRLHVRFHQG from the coding sequence TGCCGTATCTGCGCCGCTGCGTCGAGCTGGCGGCCGAGGCGCTGGAGGCCGGGGACGAACCGTTCGGGTCGGTCCTGGTCGGCGCCGGGGGCGAGATCCTCGCCGAGGACCACAACCGCGTGGCCTCGGGCGACCGCACCCGGCACCCCGAGTTCGAACTGGCCCGCTGGGCGGCGGCGCACCTGACGCCCGGGGAACGGGCCGCCGCCACCGTGTACACCTCGGGCGAGCACTGCCCGATGTGCGCGGCCGCGCACGCCTGGGTGGGCCTGGGGCGCATCGTGTACGTCGCCTCGTCCGAGCAACTGGCCGAGTGGCTGGACCGGTTGGGCGTGCCGGCGCCGCCGGTGCGGACCCTGCCGGTCAACGAGATCGCCCCGGGCGTGGTCGTGGAGGGCCCGGTGCCGGAGCTCACGGAGCGTGTACGGCGGTTGCACGTTAGGTTCCACCAGGGCTGA